From Thermoplasma sp. Kam2015, one genomic window encodes:
- a CDS encoding IS200/IS605 family accessory protein TnpB-related protein, whose translation KRINRLYLTRNRKIKDIMHKLSKAVIEYAMNNKIDTIVIGHNNGWKQNANIGKTNNQNFVQIPFNMLIQQIKYKAEEKGINVMIQEESYTSICSFLDNESIEHHNTYMGKRIKRGVFQSANGTLIHADLQASYNMIKKAVPEAFDGIEGIGLYPRSLSIKEMITSKGGC comes from the coding sequence CAAAAAGGATAAACAGGCTATATTTAACAAGGAACAGAAAAATAAAGGATATCATGCATAAACTATCAAAAGCAGTCATAGAATATGCCATGAATAATAAAATCGACACAATTGTAATAGGCCATAACAATGGATGGAAGCAGAATGCCAATATTGGAAAGACGAACAACCAGAACTTTGTGCAGATACCCTTTAATATGCTCATACAGCAGATTAAATACAAAGCAGAAGAGAAAGGGATCAATGTCATGATACAGGAGGAGAGCTATACAAGCATATGTTCGTTTCTTGATAACGAAAGCATAGAACACCACAACACGTACATGGGAAAGAGAATAAAGAGGGGTGTATTCCAGTCTGCAAATGGAACATTAATACATGCTGACCTGCAGGCTTCTTACAATATGATAAAAAAGGCAGTCCCTGAAGCATTTGACGGGATAGAGGGTATTGGGTTATACCCACGAAGTTTAAGCATCAAGGAGATGATAACTTCCAAAGGTGGATGTTAA